A stretch of the Coprobacillus cateniformis genome encodes the following:
- a CDS encoding FAD-dependent oxidoreductase, whose translation MKYKNLFTPIKINQTIIKNRIVAAPIGDVFEEKAIGGAGIVVAGHAIVEYGRSSFASPTEPDVFSKYEVEKTVERIRKIHAGGAKASIEIFHGGRYARVLDFAVGPHDEVRKDGVVVKAMDEQMMKEVCDAYANTAKNAMDVGFDMIFLHFGHGWLPAQFLSPLFNKREDEYGGSLENRMKFPKMILETIRNKVGPHFPIDMRISANEWVEGSIEFKDVKTFIKEVEHLIDTVQISAGLDINHEGNVHCITTNFIEHMPNLEYAAQVKKEVSIPVSVVGAVLSPQEADSIIAEGKVDLVAFGRSFIADPSWPNKAMEGRDDDISPCLRCLQCYHISTNHRNVGCSVNPRFMNEDFIPKTFTTSAHRKKVVIIGGGPGGMKAAITASERGHDVTLLEKDSKLGGQLKYISKEFFKEDVKKFYNHLKAQVAKHDILVKTHCEATPSMVKEMNPDAIIIAVGASETIPPIKGIDKKLVISATHALEIEDQLKGNIIILGGGTVGAEIALEQSLIHKNNVSIIELGDELATQGNMLYKIGLRQTMEKCESLTTYLNTQCTEVKDNSVIIKNEAGIIKEIPADKVIVCTGMKSLNILAESFYGITPNVTMIGDCVKPRKIMEAVFEGHSIALNL comes from the coding sequence ATGAAATATAAAAATTTATTTACACCAATTAAAATTAATCAAACAATAATTAAAAATAGGATTGTCGCTGCACCGATTGGAGATGTTTTTGAAGAAAAGGCAATAGGTGGAGCAGGGATAGTTGTTGCTGGACATGCAATTGTTGAATATGGTAGATCTAGTTTTGCTAGTCCAACAGAACCAGATGTGTTTTCTAAATATGAAGTAGAAAAAACAGTGGAAAGAATCAGAAAAATTCATGCTGGTGGAGCAAAAGCTTCTATTGAGATTTTCCACGGAGGGAGATATGCTAGAGTTTTAGATTTTGCTGTAGGGCCTCATGATGAAGTCAGAAAAGATGGAGTCGTTGTTAAAGCAATGGATGAACAAATGATGAAAGAAGTTTGTGATGCCTATGCTAATACTGCAAAAAATGCTATGGATGTAGGGTTCGATATGATTTTCTTGCACTTTGGGCATGGATGGTTACCTGCTCAATTCTTATCGCCTTTATTTAACAAAAGAGAAGATGAGTATGGTGGAAGTCTAGAAAATAGAATGAAATTTCCAAAAATGATTCTAGAAACAATTAGAAATAAAGTTGGACCTCATTTTCCTATTGATATGAGAATAAGTGCTAATGAGTGGGTAGAAGGAAGTATTGAATTTAAAGATGTTAAAACTTTTATTAAAGAAGTAGAACACTTAATTGATACTGTACAAATCTCCGCCGGATTAGATATTAATCATGAGGGTAACGTACATTGTATTACGACAAACTTTATCGAACATATGCCAAATCTAGAATATGCAGCACAGGTTAAAAAAGAAGTTTCTATTCCTGTTTCTGTAGTGGGTGCTGTATTATCTCCTCAAGAAGCAGATTCTATTATTGCGGAAGGGAAAGTAGATTTAGTTGCGTTTGGAAGGTCTTTTATCGCTGATCCTTCTTGGCCCAATAAAGCGATGGAGGGAAGGGATGATGACATCTCTCCTTGTTTAAGATGTTTACAATGCTATCATATATCAACAAATCATCGTAATGTTGGATGTTCAGTCAATCCTAGATTTATGAATGAAGACTTTATTCCGAAAACATTTACAACATCTGCTCATAGAAAAAAAGTTGTCATTATTGGTGGTGGTCCTGGTGGTATGAAAGCGGCCATCACAGCAAGTGAAAGAGGGCATGATGTTACTCTTTTAGAAAAAGACTCAAAACTAGGTGGTCAACTTAAATATATTTCTAAAGAGTTCTTTAAAGAAGATGTAAAAAAATTCTATAATCATTTGAAAGCACAAGTAGCAAAACATGATATCTTAGTGAAAACTCATTGTGAAGCAACACCTTCTATGGTTAAGGAGATGAATCCTGATGCAATTATAATAGCAGTTGGTGCGAGTGAAACTATTCCACCTATTAAAGGGATTGATAAAAAACTTGTAATTAGTGCGACTCATGCTTTGGAAATTGAAGATCAATTAAAAGGTAATATTATTATACTTGGTGGTGGAACTGTGGGCGCAGAGATAGCTCTCGAACAATCACTTATTCATAAAAATAATGTTTCAATCATTGAACTGGGTGATGAACTAGCGACGCAAGGAAATATGCTATATAAAATTGGATTAAGACAAACTATGGAGAAATGTGAATCCTTAACAACTTATCTCAATACGCAATGCACTGAAGTTAAAGATAACAGTGTCATCATAAAGAATGAAGCTGGAATTATCAAAGAAATTCCAGCTGATAAAGTTATTGTTTGTACAGGAATGAAATCATTAAATATATTAGCAGAATCTTTCTATGGAATTACACCAAATGTGACTATGATAGGTGATTGTGTTAAACCAAGAAAAATTATGGAAGCAGTTTTTGAAGGTCATTCAATTGCTTTAAATTTATAG
- a CDS encoding GGDEF domain-containing protein, which translates to MDKYIENWSLKELQEEIIKIRLIDLKKQYELCMILSEKAKLTNDLYALAFSYTFISDFYLASKKNKKCFIYLERARKLCESKHYIELLARIYNFYGMYYNANYEEIKALEYYLKSLDASEECQNQMLISSAYNNIATCFDMKCNYLEAIYYYDKCYHLLDNMNMNTGYSKAVVLSNLCNCEYKLKQKEKLHEHLKLFERLKENEFVEGMQLLYLFCKLMNIHSQNNTSLNTIMDEILNEQKKVENRLLVYQVLKNICSIMLEINNQKYSNKILNILNEIQDDAEIKSKRELQKLIISYYEKFGTQEELLKAYQEFYNIILTIEDIDMVDNSGGLSATIELYRTKERQVSLEKENEQLEKLMNTDDLTQVFNRRCFNNDIINQTLQNKSSVAVAMIDIDYFKQYNDIYGHQMGDQALIEVGKCMNKYNREGIVRFYRYGGDEFTVIFIDQSEENVCEIMDSLINDIKFKEIPHKGSKTDCILTLSYGYAICTGQKIDIQALIKQADEQLYQHKKLRRLVTLNKK; encoded by the coding sequence ATGGATAAGTATATTGAAAACTGGAGCCTAAAAGAATTACAAGAAGAAATTATAAAGATACGTCTTATTGATTTAAAGAAACAATATGAACTCTGTATGATTTTATCAGAAAAAGCAAAATTAACAAATGATTTATATGCACTGGCTTTTTCATATACTTTTATTAGTGATTTTTATTTGGCTTCTAAGAAAAATAAAAAATGTTTCATTTATTTAGAGCGTGCAAGGAAACTTTGTGAGTCAAAACATTACATAGAATTATTGGCTAGAATATATAATTTTTATGGGATGTATTATAATGCTAATTATGAAGAAATTAAGGCTCTAGAATATTATTTAAAGTCACTTGATGCATCCGAAGAGTGTCAGAATCAGATGTTAATTTCAAGTGCATATAATAACATAGCAACATGTTTTGATATGAAATGTAACTATTTAGAAGCTATCTATTACTATGATAAATGTTATCATTTATTGGATAATATGAATATGAATACAGGTTATTCTAAGGCTGTTGTTTTGTCTAATTTGTGTAATTGTGAATACAAATTGAAGCAGAAAGAGAAGTTGCATGAGCATCTTAAACTTTTTGAGAGATTAAAAGAAAATGAATTTGTTGAAGGAATGCAACTATTGTATCTATTCTGTAAATTAATGAATATCCATTCTCAGAATAATACTTCTTTGAATACTATAATGGATGAGATACTGAATGAACAGAAAAAAGTAGAAAATCGACTTCTCGTATATCAAGTATTAAAAAACATTTGTTCAATTATGCTTGAAATAAATAATCAGAAATATTCAAATAAAATATTAAATATTTTGAATGAAATTCAAGATGATGCTGAAATTAAATCAAAAAGAGAACTACAAAAACTGATTATCAGTTATTATGAAAAATTTGGAACACAAGAGGAACTATTGAAGGCATATCAAGAATTTTATAACATTATTCTTACAATTGAAGATATTGATATGGTAGATAATAGTGGTGGTCTTTCTGCAACCATTGAACTATATAGGACAAAAGAGCGACAAGTTTCATTAGAAAAAGAAAATGAACAGCTTGAAAAATTAATGAATACTGACGATTTAACTCAAGTTTTTAATCGTCGTTGTTTTAATAATGATATAATTAATCAAACACTGCAAAACAAATCATCTGTAGCAGTGGCAATGATAGATATTGATTATTTCAAACAATACAATGATATTTATGGACACCAAATGGGTGATCAGGCATTGATAGAAGTTGGAAAATGCATGAATAAATACAACAGAGAAGGAATTGTTCGCTTTTATCGTTATGGTGGTGATGAATTCACAGTAATATTTATTGACCAATCAGAAGAAAACGTTTGTGAAATCATGGATAGTTTAATAAATGATATAAAGTTTAAAGAAATTCCCCATAAAGGATCAAAGACAGATTGTATTTTAACATTATCTTATGGCTATGCTATTTGTACAGGTCAAAAGATTGATATTCAGGCTTTAATAAAACAAGCTGATGAACAACTGTATCAACATAAGAAATTACGTAGGTTAGTTACACTGAATAAAAAATGA
- a CDS encoding sensor domain-containing diguanylate cyclase, translating into MDKDEDINQLTDLLIDNEIDERTIEIALSIICHRFSFTSGAVYETDDIRFFYKKETYSNGFNLPDRVSYTISKIPGKVDQSMHFITRVTYKPSTEINILDVFHTENLIIVPLTNTESQGFLVFTGNNESRELNSQEKRHLFIMTGLISRYIITRIGENKVKLMQATYESIMDSTGIDIYVNDFYTHDILYVNKSMAIPYGGKEVFEGRKCWEVLFPGQTGPCDFCPQKHIIDGNEKPSSVYTWDYQRAFDGSWFRVFSSAFYWTDGRLAHVVSSANITDNKQKEELIQYMANYDELTSLPNHRKLLRDGEQIIEHIEEYEKMFLLFFDIDGFKAINDTYGHDAGDNFLIELSQFFKGIPMLKDCVYRKGGDEFVAIIHGKGMTRMNITNLSRFIHNRFEKTWLLNKTKVKCDVSIGVACYGEDATTMKELLYISDMAMYQAKRKGPGNTCYGIDVVKNFD; encoded by the coding sequence ATGGATAAAGATGAAGATATAAATCAATTGACAGATTTATTAATTGATAATGAAATTGATGAGCGTACAATAGAAATTGCTTTGTCTATTATATGTCATCGTTTCTCATTTACAAGCGGAGCTGTATATGAAACAGATGATATACGCTTTTTTTATAAAAAAGAAACATATAGTAATGGATTTAATCTACCTGATAGAGTTTCGTACACTATTTCTAAAATACCTGGGAAAGTAGATCAATCAATGCATTTTATTACGAGAGTGACTTATAAACCTTCTACAGAAATTAATATACTAGATGTTTTTCATACAGAGAATCTGATTATTGTTCCATTAACTAATACTGAATCGCAAGGATTTCTTGTGTTTACAGGTAATAATGAGAGTAGGGAATTAAATAGTCAAGAAAAGCGTCATTTGTTTATTATGACAGGGCTTATATCTCGATATATAATTACAAGAATTGGTGAAAATAAAGTCAAATTAATGCAAGCAACTTATGAGAGCATTATGGATAGTACTGGTATTGATATCTATGTAAATGATTTTTATACACATGATATTCTTTATGTAAATAAATCAATGGCAATACCTTATGGTGGAAAAGAAGTTTTTGAAGGAAGAAAATGTTGGGAAGTACTCTTTCCAGGTCAAACTGGACCATGTGACTTTTGTCCTCAGAAACATATCATAGATGGAAATGAAAAACCATCATCTGTTTATACATGGGATTATCAGCGTGCTTTCGATGGATCTTGGTTTCGAGTATTTAGTTCTGCTTTTTATTGGACAGATGGACGTCTTGCCCACGTAGTTAGTAGTGCTAATATTACAGATAATAAGCAAAAAGAGGAACTTATTCAATATATGGCAAATTATGATGAATTAACGAGTCTGCCAAATCATAGAAAATTATTAAGAGATGGCGAACAAATCATTGAGCATATAGAAGAATATGAGAAGATGTTTCTTTTGTTTTTTGATATAGATGGATTTAAAGCCATAAATGATACCTATGGACATGATGCAGGAGATAATTTTCTGATTGAACTTAGTCAATTCTTTAAAGGAATACCAATGCTTAAGGATTGTGTATATCGTAAAGGTGGAGATGAATTTGTAGCTATAATTCATGGAAAAGGTATGACAAGAATGAATATTACTAATCTTTCAAGGTTTATTCACAATCGTTTTGAAAAAACATGGTTACTGAATAAAACTAAAGTCAAATGTGATGTTAGCATTGGTGTTGCCTGCTATGGAGAAGATGCTACGACTATGAAAGAACTTTTGTATATTTCAGATATGGCAATGTATCAAGCTAAAAGGAAAGGGCCTGGTAACACGTGTTATGGAATAGATGTTGTTAAAAACTTTGATTAA
- a CDS encoding YkvA family protein produces MNFKERAKNLKQDIPTVFLSLKDQDMPMLAKTLAMITIIYALSPIDLIPDIIPVLGYLDDIIILPFLIALTIKLIPKNIWERNHNAAKDLWKDGKPKKWYYGIPIILIWILIVLFILKILFFS; encoded by the coding sequence ATGAACTTTAAAGAACGTGCAAAGAATTTAAAACAAGATATTCCAACTGTCTTCTTATCTTTAAAAGATCAAGATATGCCTATGTTAGCAAAAACGCTGGCGATGATTACTATTATATATGCACTTTCGCCAATTGACTTAATTCCTGATATTATACCAGTTTTGGGATATTTGGATGATATTATTATTTTACCATTTTTAATAGCATTGACAATCAAGTTGATTCCTAAAAATATATGGGAAAGAAATCACAATGCAGCTAAGGATTTATGGAAAGATGGCAAACCTAAAAAATGGTACTATGGAATTCCAATCATTTTGATTTGGATTTTGATTGTATTGTTTATTTTAAAAATATTATTCTTTTCATAA
- a CDS encoding PRD domain-containing protein — protein MKIKRVFNNNVVLVYKDDDEAVIFGKGIGFQKKHGDTLDETKIGKIFTTNKKQSSNFETLFNEISTEYVDLTYKIVEQAESDLNIEFNSSIYIAVMDHINYALVRAQDNLFIKNDLIWEIQRTYPNEYKAALNTLSIIKKDTGIELPVDEAGTLAIHYFNAEDHKNHLDNSLKAADIIQGIVKIIQFYFKIEFDQTDMNYNRLMTHLRFFINSLLSNEKRNENDDEYLFNQMVIKYPDIYDCTLNIRKYIMNKLNKEVKNEELLYLMIHINRIIEKEKIKKETSIHE, from the coding sequence TTGAAGATTAAAAGAGTATTTAATAACAATGTAGTATTAGTCTACAAAGATGACGACGAAGCTGTTATCTTTGGTAAAGGTATTGGTTTCCAAAAGAAGCATGGAGATACTTTAGACGAAACTAAAATTGGTAAGATTTTTACTACAAACAAAAAACAAAGTTCTAACTTTGAAACTCTATTTAATGAAATATCAACTGAATATGTAGATTTAACTTACAAAATTGTTGAACAAGCTGAATCAGATCTTAACATTGAGTTCAATAGTAGTATCTATATTGCTGTCATGGACCATATAAATTATGCATTAGTTAGAGCTCAAGATAATTTATTTATAAAAAATGACTTAATATGGGAAATTCAAAGAACTTATCCTAATGAATATAAAGCTGCTCTTAATACTTTAAGTATTATTAAAAAAGATACAGGTATAGAGTTACCAGTAGATGAAGCAGGAACTTTAGCAATACATTATTTTAATGCCGAAGATCATAAAAATCATTTAGATAACTCTTTAAAAGCTGCTGATATTATTCAAGGAATTGTTAAGATTATTCAATTCTATTTTAAAATAGAATTTGATCAAACTGATATGAATTATAACAGACTTATGACGCATTTAAGATTCTTTATAAATAGTCTATTAAGCAATGAAAAAAGAAATGAAAATGATGATGAATACTTATTTAATCAAATGGTTATTAAATATCCAGATATTTATGATTGCACTTTAAATATTCGTAAATATATTATGAATAAATTGAATAAAGAAGTAAAAAATGAAGAACTATTATATCTGATGATTCATATTAATCGTATTATAGAAAAAGAAAAAATAAAAAAGGAGACTTCGATTCATGAATAA
- a CDS encoding PTS sugar transporter subunit IIA, with the protein MVNCKKFCMVLCGNCRFCCCWICINCIYVKNEPIKKSLSPNEIITSPVSGDVIDLIYVNDPLFANGIIGEGVAILSADEDIYAPISGVISVLYKTKHAIGITSDNGVELLIHIGIDTVRLDGKYFKSYVQKGERITLGQKLLSYNQKQVQLEGYDTTIMVIVTNSKKYNMNCCYGYDISEGEKIINIK; encoded by the coding sequence ATGGTTAACTGCAAAAAGTTTTGTATGGTATTGTGTGGCAATTGTCGTTTCTGTTGTTGTTGGATTTGTATTAACTGCATTTATGTTAAAAACGAACCAATCAAAAAAAGCTTAAGTCCAAACGAAATAATTACATCGCCTGTATCAGGAGATGTAATTGATTTGATTTATGTCAATGATCCTTTATTTGCTAATGGAATAATAGGTGAAGGTGTAGCAATTCTTTCTGCCGATGAGGATATATACGCTCCAATAAGTGGTGTGATTTCTGTATTGTATAAAACGAAACATGCTATTGGAATCACAAGTGATAATGGTGTGGAATTATTAATTCATATTGGAATTGATACTGTACGTTTGGACGGTAAATATTTTAAAAGTTATGTGCAGAAAGGTGAAAGAATTACATTAGGTCAAAAACTATTGTCTTATAATCAAAAACAAGTTCAATTAGAAGGTTATGATACTACAATTATGGTCATTGTTACTAATTCAAAAAAATATAATATGAACTGTTGTTATGGTTATGATATTAGTGAGGGAGAAAAAATTATTAATATTAAATAA
- a CDS encoding PTS transporter subunit EIIC: MNKYEQLTKDIVSALGGVENIQSVTHCATRLRFSLNSKDKSDKAKIEKINGVLGTQIGAGTFQVLIGTHVSDVYDELLTIPGITGKGEVADDEDTTIASEKVSLFDRFTRMMSTVFSPYIPVLATGGIASGVVGLLANLGVMTTDSLTYQTFYSIFYSLIYFFPILLAFTAAKHFRSNQYVAAVLGASIMYPGVADLLVAGEKADLFGINFPAFHFASSFIPILLAIFCMSYFERWLKKTVPATLQFIVVPAACLFIFVPLTIMVFGPVGSLVANGISTVYQAVMAYPIISCTLLGALFSLIILVGMHWAVTPIMLGILATQGYEAGLAAGGMGNYAVLGICLAVMIFDKNKEMKQTAGSSSFTLALCGISEPCLYGVILKDKKYIMNMLVAGAIGGFICGITGVAATNFAYAGILSFGAWLTAKSFVWYCVAIVVSVVVGFVLTAFMLKTNQSKKA; encoded by the coding sequence ATGAATAAATATGAACAACTTACTAAAGATATAGTAAGTGCGTTAGGTGGAGTTGAAAATATTCAAAGCGTTACTCATTGTGCAACAAGATTACGTTTTTCTTTAAACTCTAAAGATAAATCTGATAAAGCTAAAATTGAAAAAATCAATGGTGTATTAGGTACACAAATCGGTGCAGGAACATTCCAGGTATTAATCGGAACACATGTTTCTGATGTTTACGATGAATTATTAACGATTCCTGGTATTACAGGAAAAGGTGAAGTAGCAGATGATGAAGATACGACTATTGCTAGTGAAAAAGTAAGTTTATTTGATCGTTTTACTAGAATGATGTCTACAGTATTCTCTCCATATATTCCAGTATTAGCAACTGGAGGTATTGCAAGTGGAGTTGTTGGTTTATTAGCCAACCTAGGTGTAATGACTACAGATAGTTTAACTTATCAAACTTTCTATTCTATTTTTTATTCACTCATTTATTTCTTCCCAATCTTATTAGCATTTACAGCAGCAAAACATTTTAGATCTAATCAATATGTTGCTGCAGTATTAGGGGCAAGTATTATGTATCCTGGTGTTGCTGATTTATTGGTTGCTGGTGAAAAAGCTGATTTATTTGGTATTAATTTTCCAGCATTTCATTTTGCCAGTTCATTTATCCCAATCTTATTAGCAATTTTCTGTATGAGTTATTTTGAAAGATGGTTAAAGAAAACAGTGCCTGCTACGTTACAATTTATTGTTGTACCTGCTGCCTGCTTATTTATATTTGTACCATTAACGATTATGGTATTTGGTCCAGTAGGAAGTTTAGTTGCTAATGGAATCTCTACTGTATATCAAGCAGTTATGGCTTATCCAATTATAAGTTGCACATTATTAGGGGCTTTATTTTCATTAATTATTCTAGTAGGAATGCATTGGGCTGTAACTCCTATCATGTTAGGAATTTTAGCGACTCAAGGATATGAAGCAGGTCTTGCTGCTGGTGGTATGGGTAACTATGCTGTATTAGGAATTTGTTTAGCTGTTATGATTTTTGATAAAAACAAAGAAATGAAACAAACAGCTGGATCAAGTTCATTTACTTTAGCATTATGTGGAATTTCTGAACCTTGTCTATATGGTGTTATATTAAAAGATAAAAAATATATTATGAATATGTTAGTAGCTGGTGCTATTGGTGGATTCATTTGTGGTATCACAGGTGTAGCTGCAACTAACTTTGCATATGCTGGTATTTTATCATTTGGAGCATGGTTAACTGCAAAAAGTTTTGTATGGTATTGTGTGGCAATTGTCGTTTCTGTTGTTGTTGGATTTGTATTAACTGCATTTATGTTAAAAACGAACCAATCAAAAAAAGCTTAA
- a CDS encoding PAS domain-containing protein, with translation MQITKEILYGILDAYVYEIIFVDRNHTVCYMNKTAKQRYGDRVQVGKSLFNCHNKNSKEKIEEFLRRADAGENEMFEILNEKTGEREFFVPVRNSDGDVIGYYERHEVSWTKDTPHIPIYEYWKNKQ, from the coding sequence ATGCAAATAACAAAGGAAATTTTATATGGGATTTTAGATGCTTATGTTTATGAAATTATATTTGTAGATAGAAATCATACTGTATGTTATATGAATAAAACAGCAAAGCAAAGATATGGGGATCGCGTTCAAGTAGGTAAAAGTCTTTTTAATTGTCATAATAAAAATTCTAAAGAAAAAATTGAAGAGTTTCTAAGAAGGGCAGATGCTGGAGAGAATGAAATGTTTGAAATTCTTAATGAAAAAACTGGTGAAAGAGAGTTCTTTGTTCCTGTTAGAAATTCAGATGGTGATGTCATAGGGTATTATGAAAGACATGAGGTTTCTTGGACTAAGGATACTCCTCATATACCAATATATGAGTATTGGAAAAATAAACAATGA
- a CDS encoding PTS sugar transporter subunit IIA, whose amino-acid sequence MKFFNRKKENENNINIVSPIKGDVLPIEQTPDQLFAGKALGDGVVIKPKHGSLYSPCHGVVEVLFPTKHAIGIRLDNGASLFIHFGLETVRLNGQGFETFVKQGQRIKKGKLLLEVDLDYIRENAADDCVILAISELKDNFTINKNYGVHEVGDDIITIKGK is encoded by the coding sequence ATGAAATTTTTTAATAGAAAAAAAGAGAATGAAAATAATATCAATATTGTATCTCCAATAAAAGGAGATGTATTACCAATTGAACAAACTCCTGATCAGTTATTTGCTGGAAAGGCATTAGGAGATGGAGTCGTTATTAAACCTAAACATGGAAGCTTATATAGCCCATGTCATGGTGTTGTTGAGGTTTTATTTCCTACAAAACATGCTATTGGAATAAGACTAGATAATGGCGCAAGTCTTTTCATTCATTTTGGCCTTGAAACAGTTCGTTTAAATGGACAAGGATTTGAAACCTTTGTAAAACAAGGTCAAAGAATCAAAAAAGGTAAATTATTACTTGAAGTGGATTTAGACTATATTAGAGAAAATGCAGCAGATGATTGCGTTATTCTTGCTATTTCTGAATTAAAAGATAATTTCACAATAAATAAGAACTATGGAGTACATGAAGTAGGAGATGATATTATTACTATTAAAGGTAAGTAG